The sequence below is a genomic window from Pleurocapsa sp. PCC 7327.
GAGTAAACCTTTATTCGATCGACGATGGCAGGGGATGCTGTCGGAGTATATTATATCCGTAGCGTGGTCGCCCGATAGTATCCTAGCTGCCAGTTCTGCCGCCGGAGAAGTTGCACTGTGGAAAGATGATTCCCTAACGCTGCTATTATCGAGTAGCGATCGCTCTCAATCGATAGATTGTCTCGCTTTTTCCTATGACGGACAGTTCCTCGCGGCGGGGGGACAAGACGGGAAAGTCAGGATTTGGCGGAGCGAAGAGGAAATCGAGTTAATCGCTACTCTAGAAAATGCGCCTAAATGGATCGATAAACTTAGTTGGAGTCCCACCAGCAACTTACTTGCCTTTAGTCTGGGGCGTTACGTGCAAATTTGGGATGCCGAGACGTAAGATATTACAACAACCTTAAATTTTGAGGCTTCTTCTATTTTAGGAATGTCCTGGAGACCGAATGGAGAGCATTTAGCGATCGCGGGGAATCAGGGAGCAAAAGTTTGGGATGCGATCGACTGGGATGAAGACCCCTACATTATAGATATGCCAGCCGCCAGTATCGCGATCGCCTGGTCTAGCGATAGTAAATATCTCGCCTCTGGCAATCTAGACTACACCATCACCGTTTTGGAGTGGAATAGTCCTTTTCCTTGGGTAATGCGAGGGTTTCCTGGCAAGATTCGTAACCTGGCTTGGTCGCGCGCCTCGAATGGCAAGGCGCCCCTGCTAGCTGCTTCTAGCGTTGAAGGCATTGCCGTTTGGAAAAAAGCAGCCAATGAGCAAGAAGGCTGGAAGGCTCATATTTTAGATCTTCATGATGGAGTCGTACAGGATTTAGCCTTTCAACCCAATAGCCTTCTTCTTGCTTCCGCTGGGGATGACAGTTGGCTGTGTCTGTGGCAAAAAGCCAAGCAAGCCAGACAAATATTAGACGATGCAGGGGATGGGTTTTCCTGTTTGGCATGGCATCCTCACGGACAGTTGCTAGCGGCTGGCGGACAGAATGGAGAATTGCTTGTTTGGTCAGAATCGGCTCTCGGTAAGTGATTTGGATAACCCTATTACCCCTTAACCCCACTGCCTGTATCCGTGGGGATAATGTATTGCTGTAGCAACAGAAACAGAAAAAGAACGGGTACGATAGAAATTACCGCACCAGCCGCCGACTGTCGCCAATCCTGATTGCGGGGGTTGGCAATGTAAGAAAGGGCTACAGGTAGCGTCATGGAGTTAGATCCGGGATCGAGAACGATTAGGGGCCATAAAAAATCACTCCAGGAACCAACAAAGACGAAAATTGCGAGTGTTATTAGCGCGGGACGAACGGCGGGTAGCATGACGTGCCACCAGATGCCCAGTTCGGAACTACCATCGAGGCGTGCTGCCTCTTCCAACTCTTTGGGAACGCCTTGAAATGCCTGTCGCAGCAGGAAAATTCCGAAAGCCGTGGCGATGCTGGGAAGAATGACTCCTAGATAAGAATTTTTCAAACCAAGCTGTACCGTAAGAACATACAGAGGAATCATGACAATTTGGAAGGGAATCATAATCGTGGAGACAATCCCCGCAAAAATTAGGTTCCGTCCCCGAAAATCTAGCCTAGCTAAAGGATAGGCAGCTAAAGAACAGAATAGCAGATTTAAACAAACGGTGAGGACGGCAACAATCGAACTATTAAGTAAATAATGTCCAAAAGGGTAATTTTGCCAAACCTGTTGGAAATTTTGGAAGGTTGGCTGGGTGGGAAATAATTTAGGCGGGAAGCCAAATATGTCTTCAGTAGGAGATTTCAGCGACGTGCCCAACAACCACAAAAGTGGAAATAGCATCGCGATCGCGATCGCGATCAGCAATAAATAAAGCCAGATACGGTTCGCTTTTCGAGATTGAAGTTTAGAGAGCATAGAAAATTTCAAAAGCAAGATAGGCTCAGCTAATTAGACGCACGATAGCGCGATTGGGTCTCAAGAACATTTAAAGTCATGTTATTCTATCTAGAATGAGTATTATTCGATCGCTCCAACCAACCCATCGCGGACGATCGCCAAACCTAAAGCTTTGTAAGCAGCTAGCATTTCATCGGGTACTGTCGGTGCGGTCACGAGGTAAGTTAGGGCGCGAATGGACTCCACCACATAGGGAGCGGCGGTATCTAATTTCGCCTCCGTCACCAATCCAACTACCTCCGCTGCGCCAGCAATCATCGCTCGTTTGACGTGCGCCTCGTCCAAGTTCGTTACGCTAATCCCCACTTCTGGATGCAGACTACACACCCCTAACATGCACAAATCTGCCCGAATAGATCGCAATGCCTCAATCGTAGCAGCACCGATGTTTACCAAGGCTTTTTTGTAGAGTTGTCCACCTAACATTACCACTTCAATTAGGGGATGGTCGGCTAAAGCGACGGCAATGGGAGGACTATTGGTTATAACTGTCGCTTGTAGATCCAGCGGTAA
It includes:
- a CDS encoding carbohydrate ABC transporter permease, with translation MLSKLQSRKANRIWLYLLLIAIAIAMLFPLLWLLGTSLKSPTEDIFGFPPKLFPTQPTFQNFQQVWQNYPFGHYLLNSSIVAVLTVCLNLLFCSLAAYPLARLDFRGRNLIFAGIVSTIMIPFQIVMIPLYVLTVQLGLKNSYLGVILPSIATAFGIFLLRQAFQGVPKELEEAARLDGSSELGIWWHVMLPAVRPALITLAIFVFVGSWSDFLWPLIVLDPGSNSMTLPVALSYIANPRNQDWRQSAAGAVISIVPVLFLFLLLQQYIIPTDTGSGVKG
- a CDS encoding DeoR/GlpR family DNA-binding transcription regulator: MLTAERRQYILNILRRDKKVLSSELSTVLQVSEDTIRRDLRELAESGLLQRVHGGALLVSPASASYADRQKQAPKEKEAIARVAAKLVCPGQVVILDGGTTTLQVARHLPLDLQATVITNSPPIAVALADHPLIEVVMLGGQLYKKALVNIGAATIEALRSIRADLCMLGVCSLHPEVGISVTNLDEAHVKRAMIAGAAEVVGLVTEAKLDTAAPYVVESIRALTYLVTAPTVPDEMLAAYKALGLAIVRDGLVGAIE